The genomic region GATCTCGCTGCTCCTGCTGGTCGGGGGCGTGCTGTTCGAGTTCGTGACGGGCGTGCTCAATGTCCAGCTGGACTACCTCTTCCCGGGCTCCTTCTATCCGCTGCACTTCTACGGCGCCTGGGTGTTCTTCGCCGCGTTCGTCGTGCATGCCGTCCTGAAGACGCCGGCCGCGGTACGCAATCTGCGGCGGCTGCGGGAGGAAAGAGCGGGGGAGGCCGGTTCGGGGGAGGAACCGGCGGAGGCGGTGCCCTCGCTGGTCTCCCCGAACCCGGCCGCGCCCACCACCTCGCGGCGCGGGGCGCTGGGGCTGGTCGGCGGCGGTTCGCTGCTGTTGTTCGGCACGACGGTCGGGCAGAACTTCGACGGTCCGCTGCGGCGCACCGCCCTCCTGGCGCCGCACGGTGGCGCCGATCCGGGCAGCGGTCCCGGCGGCTTCCAGATCAACAAGACGGCCACGTACCGGGGGATCAGCGCTGCCGAGACGCGCGAGGAGGCGTGGCGGCTGGTCCTCACCGGCCCTTCCGGGACCGTCCGGTTGAGTCGTGCCGAACTGCTCGAACTGCCGCTGCGCAGTTCGGCGTTGCCCATCGCTTGTGTGGAGGGCTGGTCGACCGGCGACCAGTGGTGGCGGGGTGTACGGCTGCGGGAACTCGCCGCCCTCGTCGGGTACGACGCGGAAGCGGCCCCCGACGTCATGGTGGAGTCCCTCCAGCGGCATGGTGCCTTCCGCAAGGCCGCCCTGCGGTCCAACCAGGTGCGTGACCCGCGTTCCCTGCTCGCCCTGGACGTCAACGGCGAGCCGCTGACCCCCGACCACGGCTACCCGGCCCGGATCATCGTGCCCGCGGCGCCCGGTGTGCTCAACACCAAGTGGGTGGCCCGGATGACGTTCGGAGACCTGTGATGAGGAAGCTGCGCCTGAGCGTGGGCAGTCCGTTCCAACTGCTGCTTCTCGCCTGCTCGTTCGCCCTCGCCGGATACGCGGGAGTGCGGCTGCTCGCGGACGACTGGTTCCAGGTCGCGCTGTGGTTCGTGGGCGCGGCAGTGGTGCACGATCTCGTCCTGCTGCCGCTGTACGCGACGCTGGACCGTGCGGTCGTACGGGCATCCGGCGCGGCCGGTTACCGGGAGTGGGCTGTGTACGTACGCGTGCCCGCCGCCTTGTCCGGGCTTCTGCTGCTGGTGTGGTTCCCGCTGATCAGCGGCCGGGTCGCGGACGGCTACGAGTTCGCCACCGGCCTGTCGGCGAGCGGCTTCCTCCTCCGGTGGCTGCTGATCACGGCCCTGCTGTTCGGCGCTTCGGCGCTGCTGCTGGTGCTGCGGCTGCGCAGGGCGACGAAGGACCGGCCGCCTGCCGTCCACTGATCGGCGGTGCGCCAGCCGAGCGGGTGGGCGTGCCGCAGCAACGCCGGGGTGCCGAGCCGGGCCCAGGGGAACGTGGCGTCGGCCGAGTCCCCGGTTGCGGAGGCACCCACGATTCGGACGTCGACGTGCTCGTCCACGTCCGCCGGGACTGTTTCGGCGATCAACAGGCCGCCTGGGCGCAGCAGTTCACCCAGTCGCCGGAGCAGAGCATGCGGGTCGCCGCCGATGCCGAGGTTGCCGTCGAGGAGCAGGGCGGTGTCCCAGCGGCCCTCGCCGGGCAGTGGTTCAAACACCGAACGCCTCAGGGCCCGGCCTCCGAGCCGTGCGGTGTGGACGACGGCGGCTT from Streptomyces sp. NBC_00878 harbors:
- a CDS encoding molybdopterin-dependent oxidoreductase, encoding MARSPSSPSFWRSPVRGPWFTSVLGVVLLAGITVLFVTGLLSYAAYNPGLSPVNDKTPDKGLLGFYLFAWPTDPHWLYRLNQGVHVTLGITLVPVLLAKLWSVVPRLFQLPPARSLAHALERISLLLLVGGVLFEFVTGVLNVQLDYLFPGSFYPLHFYGAWVFFAAFVVHAVLKTPAAVRNLRRLREERAGEAGSGEEPAEAVPSLVSPNPAAPTTSRRGALGLVGGGSLLLFGTTVGQNFDGPLRRTALLAPHGGADPGSGPGGFQINKTATYRGISAAETREEAWRLVLTGPSGTVRLSRAELLELPLRSSALPIACVEGWSTGDQWWRGVRLRELAALVGYDAEAAPDVMVESLQRHGAFRKAALRSNQVRDPRSLLALDVNGEPLTPDHGYPARIIVPAAPGVLNTKWVARMTFGDL
- a CDS encoding bifunctional 2-polyprenyl-6-hydroxyphenol methylase/3-demethylubiquinol 3-O-methyltransferase UbiG, with the translated sequence MSTAHEVMARDTSGHSWSADPYADALRAGRGPLFLRRGDGWLLPLDVERWCARADAVDRQVLDRCEGAVLDVGCGPGRLVVELASLGRPVLGIDVSQAAVVHTARLGGRALRRSVFEPLPGEGRWDTALLLDGNLGIGGDPHALLRRLGELLRPGGLLIAETVPADVDEHVDVRIVGASATGDSADATFPWARLGTPALLRHAHPLGWRTADQWTAGGRSFVALRSRSTSSSAEAPNSRAVISSHRRRKPLADRPVANS